One Cryptomeria japonica chromosome 9, Sugi_1.0, whole genome shotgun sequence genomic window carries:
- the LOC131032533 gene encoding cytochrome P450 71AU50-like — MQAGLSKRNMAWLNFPAVELGFSLIFLWIIYRFLTASKRNKGKLGLPPGPRPWPLVGNLHLLGTFPPKSVTQLGKKYGPIMFLRLGSVPTVVASSPAMAKEFLKTHDLIFASRPATSGAKYLGYERRDVALAPYGEYWRQMRKLCTMELLTTKRTESFRWVREEEATAMVRSVWEGSEKGMRSVELRNLISTLSLNTICRMFAGRRYSELSGGDSFLEIMTEIMHLLGVIIVGDYIPSLSFLDLQGYRRRMKAVHKAYDAFAEKLIDERVELRRRRSKRSDNPDLLDVMLDMGESESSEIQVSRLSIKAIILDMLLAGVDTSLITIEWAMTELLRNPKVMARAQQEIELQVGRDRIVRESDLVNLDYLRCVMKETFRLHPVGAFMVPHESTEGCNVGGYYVPPKTRLLVNVWAMGRDDCIWKDPLEFKPERFIGSSIDLKGQHFELLPFGAGRRGCPGMSMGSSVVHLAVAQLIHCFDWSVEGEVNREEEFGLSLPKKFPLSALPSWRLATEGPP, encoded by the exons ATGCAAGCCGGGCTATCCAAACGAAACATGGCATGGCTCAATTTCCCTGCAGTGGAGCTGGGTTTTTCGCTCATCTTCCTCTGGATAATATACAGATTTCTGACAGCAAGCAAGAGAAACAAAGGAAAGTTGGGATTGCCACCAGGGCCACGGCCATGGCCACTAGTAGGCAATCTCCATCTCTTGGGAACCTTTCCTCCCAAGTCCGTGACTCAGCTCGGAAAAAAGTACGGACCCATTATGTTTCTACGCCTGGGCTCGGTACCCACGGTTGTGGCCTCTTCTCCTGCCATGGCCAAAGAGTTTCTTAAAACCCATGATTTGATCTTCGCCAGCAGACCAGCTACATCGGGGGCCAAGTACCTGGGCTACGAGCGCAGAGACGTGGCGCTGGCCCCCTATGGAGAATACTGGCGGCAGATGAGAAAGTTGTGCACGATGGAATTACTGACGACCAAGAGAACGGAGTCATTCAGGTGGGTAAGAGAAGAAGAGGCGACAGCCATGGTGAGATCTGTGTGGGAAGGAAGTGAGAAGGGCATGCGTTCCGTCGAACTGCGGAATCTCATCTCCACCCTCTCACTCAACACTATCTGCAGAATGTTTGCAGGCAGAAGATACTCCGAACTGAGCGGAGGCGATTCGTTTTTAGAGATAATGACTGAAATTATGCATCTGTTGGGAGTAATTATTGTGGGGGACTACATTCCCTCTCTTTCCTTTCTTGATTTGCAAGGCTACCGCCGCCGTATGAAGGCCGTTCATAAAGCATACGATGCGTTTGCCGAGAAGCTGATCGATGAGCGCGTTgagctgaggaggaggaggagtaaAAGGTCGGACAATCCGGACCTTTTGGACGTGATGCTGGACATGGGTGAGAGCGAAAGTTCCGAGATTCAAGTCTCTCGCCtttcaatcaaagcaatcatcttG GATATGCTACTTGCTGGAGTAGACACATCTCTTATAACTATAGAATGGGCGATGACTGAGCTGCTGAGAAACCCTAAAGTAATGGCAAGGGCGCAACAAGAGATTGAATTGCAGGTTGGGAGAGATCGCATTGTAAGGGAGAGTGATCTTGTAAACTTAGATTACTTGCGGTGTGTGATGAAGGAAACATTTCGATTACATCCAGTAGGGGCCTTTATGGTGCCACACGAATCCACTGAGGGTTGCAATGTGGGAGGATATTACGTTCCACCAAAAACAAGGTTGCTTGTGAATGTTTGGGCAATGGGAAGGGATGATTGTATTTGGAAAGATCCTTTAGAATTCAAGCCTGAAAGATTTATTGGGTCAAGCATAGATCTGAAAGGCCAACACTTTGAATTGTTGCCATTCGGAGCAGGGAGGAGGGGATGCCCCGGAATGTCCATGGGGAGTTCCGTTGTTCACTTGGCTGTGGCTCAGCTCATACATTGCTTTGATTGGAGTGTGGAGGGTGAGGTGAATAGGGAAGAAGAGTTTGGTTTGAGCTTACCTAAAAAGTTTCCTCTTTCTGCTCTTCCCTCCTGGAGGCTCGCCACTGAAGGGCCACCATAG